The proteins below are encoded in one region of Arthrobacter sp. CJ23:
- a CDS encoding acyl-CoA dehydrogenase family protein, whose translation MTSATDRQATDHTATRVEATAEQARAIAEAARETEWNRPSFAKGLYLGDFDLGLIHPWPQARADDVERGEAFMARLRDFCETMSGRVIERDSKIPDEYLAGLTKLGVFGMKIPREYGGLGLSLVYYGRALALLGSVHSSLGALISAHQSIGVPEPVKVFGTPEQKQEYLPRCAAGAITAFLLTEPDVGSDPARMGCTAVPSDDGGSYVLDGVKLWTTNGVIAELVVVMAVVPRHTGPDGIPQKGGITAFVVEMDSPGITVENRNAFMGLRGIENGVTRFHQVRVPAANRLGREGQGLKIALTTLNTGRLSLPALCVASGKWSLKIAREWSNARTQWGRPVGKHEAVGKKIAFIAATTFALEAVFELAAEMADAGQKDVRIEAALAKLWATELSHKVADELVQIRGGRGFETAESLEARGERAVAAEQQLRDIRINRIFEGSSEIMKLLIAREAVDAHLAAAGDLASVDASLQDKARAAVGASGFYAKWLPKLVAGAGMDPRSYGEFGRLGKQLRFVERSSRRLARQTFYGMGRWQAKLEYKQAFLGRIVDIGAELFAMAACCSRAEMLLRTQPAHGAAAFELAEAFCEQARVRVDEYFDQLWRNTDDADHGLSSKVLAGDYTWLEAGVLDQSEGTGPWIADASPGASTRENLHRKYR comes from the coding sequence ATGACTTCCGCCACTGACCGCCAAGCCACCGACCACACGGCCACACGCGTCGAGGCCACCGCCGAGCAGGCCCGCGCCATTGCCGAGGCCGCCCGCGAAACCGAGTGGAACCGTCCCAGCTTTGCCAAGGGCCTGTACCTGGGCGACTTCGATCTGGGGCTGATCCACCCGTGGCCGCAGGCCAGGGCCGACGACGTGGAGCGGGGCGAGGCGTTCATGGCCCGGCTCCGGGACTTCTGCGAGACGATGTCCGGGCGCGTGATCGAGCGCGACTCCAAGATCCCGGACGAATACCTTGCAGGCCTGACCAAGCTGGGAGTCTTCGGCATGAAGATCCCCCGCGAATACGGCGGCCTGGGCCTGTCCCTGGTGTACTACGGCCGGGCGCTGGCGCTGCTGGGCTCCGTCCATTCGAGCCTCGGGGCCCTGATTTCGGCGCACCAGTCCATCGGTGTCCCCGAGCCGGTGAAGGTCTTCGGCACCCCGGAGCAGAAGCAGGAGTACCTTCCGCGCTGCGCCGCCGGCGCCATCACCGCGTTCCTGTTGACCGAGCCGGACGTCGGCAGCGACCCCGCCCGGATGGGCTGCACCGCTGTGCCATCCGACGACGGCGGGTCCTACGTTTTGGACGGCGTGAAGCTGTGGACCACCAACGGGGTGATCGCCGAACTCGTGGTGGTCATGGCGGTGGTCCCCCGGCACACCGGCCCGGACGGCATCCCCCAGAAGGGCGGCATCACCGCGTTCGTGGTGGAAATGGACTCCCCCGGCATCACCGTGGAGAACCGCAACGCCTTCATGGGCCTGCGCGGCATCGAGAACGGCGTGACCCGCTTCCACCAGGTCCGGGTCCCCGCCGCGAACCGGCTCGGCAGGGAAGGCCAGGGCCTCAAGATCGCCCTCACCACGCTCAACACCGGGCGCCTCTCCCTCCCGGCCTTGTGCGTGGCTTCCGGCAAGTGGAGCCTCAAGATCGCCCGCGAGTGGTCCAACGCCCGCACGCAGTGGGGCCGGCCGGTGGGCAAGCACGAGGCCGTGGGCAAGAAGATCGCGTTCATCGCCGCCACCACCTTTGCCCTGGAGGCCGTCTTCGAACTGGCGGCCGAAATGGCCGACGCCGGGCAGAAGGACGTGCGCATCGAGGCCGCCCTCGCCAAGCTCTGGGCCACGGAGCTGAGCCACAAGGTGGCCGACGAACTGGTGCAGATCCGCGGCGGCCGGGGCTTCGAGACGGCGGAATCGCTGGAGGCTCGCGGCGAACGGGCGGTGGCCGCCGAGCAACAGCTGCGCGACATCCGGATCAACCGGATCTTCGAGGGCTCGAGCGAAATCATGAAGCTCCTGATTGCCCGCGAGGCCGTGGACGCCCACCTCGCGGCAGCGGGCGACCTCGCTTCAGTGGACGCGAGCCTGCAGGACAAGGCCCGCGCCGCCGTCGGGGCCTCCGGCTTCTACGCGAAGTGGCTGCCGAAACTCGTGGCCGGGGCGGGCATGGATCCGCGCTCGTACGGCGAGTTCGGGCGGCTGGGCAAGCAACTGCGGTTCGTGGAGCGTTCCTCGCGGCGGCTGGCCCGGCAGACGTTCTACGGCATGGGGCGCTGGCAGGCGAAGCTCGAGTACAAGCAGGCGTTCCTGGGCAGGATCGTGGACATCGGCGCGGAACTGTTCGCCATGGCGGCGTGCTGCTCACGGGCAGAGATGCTGCTGCGGACCCAGCCCGCACACGGCGCCGCGGCCTTCGAACTCGCGGAGGCGTTCTGCGAGCAGGCCCGCGTGCGGGTGGACGAATACTTCGATCAGCTCTGGAGGAACACCGACGACGCCGACCATGGGCTCTCATCCAAGGTGCTCGCCGGCGACTACACCTGGCTCGAGGCCGGCGTCCTGGACCAGTCCGAGGGCACCGGTCCATGGATCGCCGACGCCTCCCCGGGGGCCTCGACGCGGGAGAACCTGCACCGCAAATACCGCTGA
- a CDS encoding YchJ family protein, with amino-acid sequence MTPDLSRLRNGMCPCLSGEHYEQCCGRFHRGDADAPTAEQLMRSRYAAFVVLDAGYLLRTWHASTRPASLELDPDTEWRRLDILATSSGGPLDDKGTVEFAAHFRADGQRGIQREVSRFVREAQRWYYLDGEVR; translated from the coding sequence ATGACGCCAGACCTCTCCAGACTCCGCAACGGCATGTGCCCCTGCCTCTCCGGCGAACACTACGAGCAGTGCTGCGGCCGCTTCCACCGCGGCGACGCCGACGCGCCGACGGCCGAGCAGCTCATGCGTTCGCGCTACGCCGCGTTCGTGGTGCTCGACGCCGGTTACCTCCTGCGCACCTGGCACGCCAGCACGCGCCCGGCCTCGCTCGAGCTGGACCCGGACACGGAATGGCGGCGCCTGGACATCCTCGCAACGTCCTCCGGAGGGCCGCTCGATGACAAGGGGACCGTCGAGTTCGCGGCACACTTCAGGGCGGACGGCCAGCGCGGCATCCAGCGCGAAGTCAGCCGCTTCGTGCGGGAAGCCCAGCGCTGGTACTACCTTGACGGTGAGGTCCGGTAG
- a CDS encoding flavin reductase family protein yields the protein MTQATVDGSASIKAAFSQFPSGVAAFSAMVDFVPEALVASSFTVGVSLDPPLVMFAVQNSSTTWPKLRQAPRLGISVLAEGQEAACLQLSSKRGDRFAGLDTSVSDTGAVLIDGAVLGFECEIVSETPAGDHAIVVLEVKSTAINHGSKPLVYHGAAFRQLAA from the coding sequence ATGACACAGGCCACCGTGGACGGATCCGCATCGATCAAGGCTGCGTTCTCGCAATTCCCCTCCGGCGTTGCGGCCTTCAGCGCCATGGTGGACTTCGTCCCGGAAGCCCTGGTGGCGTCCTCCTTCACCGTGGGCGTCTCGCTGGACCCGCCGCTGGTCATGTTCGCCGTGCAGAACTCCTCTACAACGTGGCCGAAGCTGCGCCAGGCACCGCGCCTGGGCATCTCGGTCCTGGCCGAGGGCCAGGAAGCCGCCTGCCTGCAGCTGTCCTCCAAACGGGGCGACCGCTTTGCCGGGCTGGACACCTCCGTGAGCGATACGGGAGCCGTGCTGATCGACGGCGCGGTGCTCGGCTTCGAATGCGAGATCGTCTCCGAGACCCCGGCCGGTGACCACGCAATCGTGGTGCTCGAAGTGAAGTCCACGGCCATCAACCACGGCTCCAAGCCGCTGGTCTACCACGGGGCTGCGTTCCGGCAACTGGCGGCGTAA
- a CDS encoding aldo/keto reductase → MSLSELRTLGRTGALISPLTLGTLNFGTGTAPTGPDESIRIIHAALDAGITSIDTADIYSQGEAETVVGLAVRGRRDDVFLATKFHGQMGPNPAHAGNSRRWIVRAVEDSLRRLQTDRIDLYQAHRPDYTTDLLETITALNDLIRQGKILYYGTSVFTPAQLVEAQWIANTNHLVPPVVDQVPYSLLVRANERDVFPITQQYGVGVLSYGPLDGGWLAGGYRVGAGQPESSRAAAVPGRFDVTAPFNQGKLHAADALAQLAARHGLTLIQLAVGFALGHPAVSSVVIGPRTEEQLTDYLKAAEVVLSDAILDEIDQIVAPAGNFLERDAGAVVPHLEYPELRRRQ, encoded by the coding sequence ATGAGCCTCAGCGAGCTACGAACCCTCGGACGCACGGGCGCCCTGATCAGCCCCCTGACCCTGGGCACCCTGAACTTCGGCACCGGCACGGCCCCGACGGGTCCGGACGAGAGCATCCGCATCATCCACGCCGCGCTGGACGCGGGCATCACCAGCATCGACACCGCGGACATCTACTCGCAGGGCGAAGCTGAAACCGTAGTGGGCCTGGCGGTCCGGGGCAGGCGCGACGACGTCTTCCTCGCCACCAAGTTCCACGGCCAGATGGGGCCCAATCCGGCCCACGCCGGCAACTCGCGCCGCTGGATCGTACGTGCGGTGGAGGACAGCCTGCGCCGCCTGCAGACGGACAGGATCGACCTGTACCAGGCCCACCGGCCGGACTACACCACCGATCTGCTGGAGACCATCACGGCGCTGAACGACCTCATCCGCCAGGGCAAGATCCTGTACTACGGCACCTCGGTCTTCACGCCCGCACAGCTGGTGGAAGCGCAGTGGATCGCCAACACGAACCACCTGGTCCCGCCGGTGGTGGACCAGGTCCCCTACTCGCTTCTGGTGCGCGCCAACGAACGCGACGTCTTCCCGATCACGCAACAGTACGGCGTCGGGGTCCTCAGCTATGGACCGCTCGACGGCGGCTGGCTGGCAGGCGGGTACCGCGTCGGGGCGGGGCAGCCCGAGAGCTCGCGGGCCGCCGCGGTGCCGGGCCGTTTCGATGTCACCGCACCCTTCAACCAGGGCAAGCTCCACGCCGCGGATGCCCTCGCCCAGCTGGCCGCACGGCACGGGCTTACGCTGATCCAGCTCGCTGTCGGCTTCGCCCTGGGCCACCCGGCGGTGAGCAGCGTGGTGATCGGGCCCCGCACGGAGGAGCAGCTGACCGACTACCTCAAGGCGGCCGAGGTGGTCCTCAGCGATGCCATCCTGGACGAGATCGACCAGATCGTGGCCCCGGCCGGCAACTTCCTGGAACGCGACGCCGGCGCCGTGGTGCCGCATCTGGAATATCCGGAACTCCGACGCCGGCAGTAG
- a CDS encoding sulfite oxidase, with amino-acid sequence MSKHNLKNRNHFTAPVEAGGPSSGPLTAEELQLAARNHAMPLEALREDITPAGLHYLLTHFDIPYIAPETWSLRIGGAVDREIELNLEDLKARPNVTMPVTLECAGNGRSLLKPRPLSQPWVLEAVGTASWTGTPLAPILAEAGLAGDAVELVFTGADRGIQGGTEEPYARSLTVAEAMHPEVLLVYEMNGAPLPPQHGFPLRLLVPGWYGMASVKWLASIEAVTSRFEGYQQAVAYHYMQGPEGPGLPVTRIRVRSLMVPPGIPDFFTRKRVMDAGPVMLRGRAWSGHGEIERVEVGIDGEWMPAHLDPPAGDFAWTGWSMVWLAAPGEHELRCRAMDSSGALQQTTQVWNYQGMGNNMAQLVHVTVR; translated from the coding sequence ATGTCCAAGCACAATCTGAAGAACCGCAACCATTTCACCGCCCCCGTTGAGGCTGGCGGACCCAGCAGCGGGCCGCTCACCGCCGAGGAACTGCAGCTGGCGGCCCGCAACCATGCGATGCCGCTCGAGGCCCTGCGCGAGGACATCACCCCGGCCGGCCTGCATTACCTGCTGACGCACTTCGACATCCCCTACATCGCGCCCGAGACCTGGAGCCTGCGGATCGGCGGGGCCGTGGACCGGGAGATCGAGCTGAACCTGGAGGACCTCAAGGCCCGGCCCAACGTGACGATGCCCGTGACCCTCGAATGTGCAGGCAACGGCCGCTCGCTCCTGAAGCCCCGGCCGCTCAGCCAGCCCTGGGTCCTCGAAGCCGTAGGCACGGCGTCGTGGACCGGAACCCCACTGGCACCCATCCTGGCCGAAGCCGGGCTGGCGGGTGACGCCGTCGAGCTCGTCTTCACGGGCGCCGACCGCGGCATCCAGGGCGGCACAGAAGAACCGTACGCGCGGAGCCTGACGGTCGCCGAGGCGATGCATCCCGAGGTCTTGCTCGTGTACGAGATGAACGGGGCGCCGCTCCCGCCGCAGCACGGCTTCCCGCTGCGGCTGTTGGTCCCCGGCTGGTACGGGATGGCGAGCGTCAAGTGGCTGGCGTCCATCGAGGCAGTGACCAGCCGCTTCGAGGGCTACCAGCAGGCCGTCGCGTACCACTACATGCAGGGGCCGGAGGGGCCAGGGCTTCCCGTCACCCGCATCCGGGTCCGCTCGCTCATGGTGCCGCCGGGCATCCCGGACTTTTTCACGCGCAAACGGGTGATGGATGCCGGGCCAGTGATGCTCCGCGGCCGGGCGTGGTCCGGGCACGGCGAGATTGAGCGCGTGGAGGTGGGGATCGACGGCGAATGGATGCCCGCGCATCTCGACCCGCCAGCCGGCGACTTTGCCTGGACCGGCTGGTCGATGGTTTGGCTTGCCGCTCCCGGGGAGCACGAACTGCGCTGCCGGGCGATGGATTCCTCCGGCGCGCTTCAGCAGACCACGCAGGTGTGGAACTACCAGGGCATGGGCAACAACATGGCGCAACTGGTGCACGTGACGGTGCGGTAG
- a CDS encoding RNA-binding S4 domain-containing protein, translated as MTSLPASPANVRIDAWLWAIRVYKTRSVSTTACRAGHVRINENPAKASQTVIVGDTIRVREPGYERILEVRRLIAKRVGAEAASHCFTDHTPPRPVAPALGLPQRDRGAGRPTKKDRREMERLKGR; from the coding sequence ATGACAAGTCTGCCTGCCTCCCCCGCGAACGTCCGCATCGACGCCTGGCTGTGGGCAATCCGCGTGTACAAAACGCGATCCGTGTCCACGACTGCATGCCGCGCGGGACATGTGCGGATCAACGAAAACCCGGCCAAAGCCTCGCAGACGGTGATCGTCGGCGACACCATCCGCGTCCGCGAACCTGGCTACGAGCGCATCCTTGAAGTCCGACGGTTGATCGCCAAACGTGTCGGCGCCGAGGCGGCCTCACACTGTTTCACGGACCACACCCCGCCCCGCCCCGTGGCACCGGCGCTCGGCCTGCCGCAGCGCGACCGCGGCGCCGGCCGCCCCACCAAGAAGGACCGCCGCGAGATGGAGCGACTCAAGGGGCGGTAG
- a CDS encoding DUF6318 family protein gives MSRISFAHFSPLARTRVSALALAAAAALLLSGCQGGSTPANTGSTTASPTSSATPTPSPTPTAAYKPADAKGKAQNVPVPVMPSLAKENTKEGLEAFVRYWYATYSYAMETGDLAPWISTTDTSTAIAAAYKKAIELNYVKGRWLVGGRITTPVVEVMWVDGADQQSAKVQVIQERTQYYDADGSVGQAETPAANIAEAVFSRFIDGAWRVTDNGKIVG, from the coding sequence ATGAGCCGCATTTCCTTCGCCCACTTTTCGCCGCTTGCCCGCACACGAGTCAGCGCGCTGGCGCTTGCTGCTGCAGCAGCACTGCTCCTGAGCGGCTGCCAGGGCGGCAGCACCCCTGCCAATACGGGCTCGACGACGGCGTCCCCCACCTCCAGCGCGACGCCCACGCCCTCTCCCACGCCCACCGCCGCGTACAAGCCCGCAGATGCGAAAGGCAAGGCCCAGAACGTGCCCGTTCCCGTGATGCCTTCGTTGGCGAAGGAGAACACGAAGGAGGGGCTGGAAGCGTTTGTTCGGTACTGGTACGCCACTTACTCCTACGCAATGGAAACAGGTGACCTTGCCCCCTGGATAAGCACAACGGATACATCAACTGCGATTGCGGCAGCTTACAAAAAGGCCATCGAACTCAACTATGTGAAAGGTCGCTGGCTCGTCGGAGGAAGAATCACAACGCCGGTCGTCGAAGTCATGTGGGTTGACGGAGCAGATCAGCAGTCAGCCAAGGTCCAGGTCATCCAGGAACGAACACAGTACTACGATGCTGACGGCAGCGTGGGGCAGGCCGAGACCCCGGCAGCCAACATTGCCGAGGCCGTCTTCTCCCGTTTCATTGACGGTGCCTGGCGCGTTACGGACAACGGAAAGATCGTAGGCTAG
- a CDS encoding PKD domain-containing protein translates to MPEARSDAAVEEDPNKYMYDLQCRVEDDKTSVPCLPGQLRCPPKEPGGEEGIPIIWKYAPKAIENPTWTQWQPVNGQAVCLYDAEPQNILANIAARILSDFRQLPVNAGELGAQPFPHTLRGGPTNFYANTTEQAFDVTILGQRVHLVATPASYTFSFGDGTSLGPTPIAGGPIPELEWLSEATRTSHAYEQTGDFPVTVTTSFTGTYAVNGGPALPINGTLDLATAPRTIQVWRTETALVAENCLTDPTSWACPGSRTPR, encoded by the coding sequence ATGCCAGAGGCAAGATCTGATGCGGCCGTCGAGGAGGATCCCAACAAGTACATGTACGACCTCCAGTGCCGGGTCGAAGACGACAAAACGTCAGTGCCCTGCCTGCCCGGTCAGCTTCGGTGCCCTCCGAAGGAGCCGGGCGGAGAAGAGGGCATTCCGATCATCTGGAAGTACGCCCCCAAGGCCATTGAGAATCCCACGTGGACGCAGTGGCAGCCCGTGAACGGACAAGCTGTCTGCCTCTACGACGCCGAACCGCAGAACATCCTCGCCAACATCGCCGCACGGATCCTCAGCGACTTCCGCCAACTGCCGGTGAACGCCGGTGAACTCGGCGCCCAGCCCTTCCCCCACACACTCAGGGGCGGGCCGACCAACTTCTACGCCAACACCACGGAACAGGCCTTCGACGTCACCATCCTCGGACAAAGAGTGCACCTGGTGGCCACCCCGGCGAGCTACACCTTCAGCTTCGGCGACGGCACCAGCCTCGGGCCCACGCCGATCGCCGGCGGCCCCATTCCGGAGCTGGAGTGGCTGTCCGAAGCCACCCGGACCAGCCACGCCTATGAGCAAACGGGCGACTTCCCGGTCACCGTCACCACCAGCTTCACCGGCACCTACGCGGTCAACGGCGGACCCGCCCTTCCCATCAACGGAACCCTGGACCTGGCAACCGCACCCAGGACCATCCAGGTGTGGAGGACCGAGACCGCCCTCGTGGCCGAAAACTGCCTGACAGACCCCACATCGTGGGCCTGCCCTGGCTCCCGTACCCCAAGGTAG
- a CDS encoding uracil-DNA glycosylase — MTQLCDELMAKKPGSSVPYIDPVHDEDECRIVTLQVSPGRGTASGFVSHLNDDDAARRAQQIYDAAELDVRYVMPWNSYPWVRDPELPPALSAQEKTDGLRPLRQFLKINRRVSAIVAHGTEAAAFLALYEKTYHSPLRQHGIKVYKASALGGRAFALSEAKQQELLAKNIETYRDAMQRAGIQHL, encoded by the coding sequence GTGACGCAGCTTTGCGACGAATTGATGGCCAAGAAACCGGGGTCTTCCGTGCCCTACATCGATCCCGTGCATGACGAGGACGAATGCCGGATCGTCACCCTCCAAGTGAGCCCGGGTCGCGGTACCGCATCCGGTTTTGTCTCACATTTGAACGACGACGACGCCGCCCGCCGCGCGCAGCAGATCTACGACGCCGCGGAACTGGACGTCCGCTACGTCATGCCGTGGAACTCCTACCCCTGGGTGCGCGATCCCGAACTGCCGCCGGCTCTCAGCGCACAGGAGAAGACGGACGGCCTCAGGCCGCTGCGCCAGTTCCTCAAGATCAACCGCAGGGTTTCCGCCATCGTCGCGCACGGCACCGAAGCCGCTGCCTTCCTGGCCCTCTACGAGAAGACCTACCACTCGCCCCTGCGCCAGCACGGCATCAAGGTCTACAAAGCCAGCGCCCTCGGAGGCCGGGCCTTTGCCCTGTCCGAGGCCAAGCAGCAGGAGCTCCTGGCCAAGAACATCGAAACCTACCGGGACGCCATGCAGCGGGCGGGAATCCAGCACCTCTAA
- a CDS encoding DUF3817 domain-containing protein codes for MSPRTLFRTFAFAEAVTWTILLIGLFLKYVTQTTDLGVRMGGGVHGFVFLCYGAVTCFTWINQKWPARTGALALVATVIPYATVPVERSLDRKGLLDGGWRLAKGGEPPRGVLEKAQAWVLGNPVMAVVIAVAGVAAVFSFLLFMGPPDTWFA; via the coding sequence ATGTCGCCCCGTACCCTGTTCCGCACGTTCGCCTTCGCCGAGGCCGTCACATGGACGATCCTGCTGATCGGCCTGTTCCTGAAGTACGTCACCCAGACCACGGACCTCGGCGTCCGCATGGGCGGCGGCGTGCACGGCTTCGTGTTCCTCTGCTACGGGGCAGTCACGTGCTTCACCTGGATCAACCAGAAATGGCCTGCACGGACCGGCGCGCTCGCGCTCGTCGCCACTGTAATCCCGTATGCCACCGTTCCGGTGGAAAGGTCACTGGATCGCAAGGGACTGCTCGACGGCGGATGGCGGCTCGCCAAGGGCGGGGAGCCTCCGCGGGGTGTACTTGAGAAGGCCCAGGCCTGGGTGCTCGGCAACCCGGTCATGGCCGTGGTCATCGCGGTTGCCGGCGTGGCGGCCGTGTTCAGCTTCCTGCTGTTCATGGGCCCGCCGGACACCTGGTTCGCCTGA
- a CDS encoding FadR/GntR family transcriptional regulator, protein MNLSDSRTAGQADPGQPAPSQKAAAGQRTATSGAVPRPAPTAKSPANSPTAPRPLTRVSAAEAVFSAIRHDIESGAFEVGAKLSSEATLAAQYGVSRSVIREALRSCNTLGLTVTKTGKGTFVVSNHVANDLTLGQYSARDLNEARPHIEVPAAGLAAQRRTEEDLEHLKDLVQAMLTETDPEAWVNLDANFHSAVARASGNRVFASVVSEIREALAHQSETLNMVADRQHLSDEEHLAVLDAIEAGDASAASQAMADHLNAVAAALDAILSK, encoded by the coding sequence GTGAACCTGTCAGACAGCCGGACAGCAGGACAGGCCGATCCCGGACAGCCCGCCCCCAGCCAGAAAGCTGCGGCGGGCCAGCGCACCGCCACAAGCGGCGCCGTCCCCCGGCCGGCCCCCACTGCGAAGTCCCCCGCCAATTCTCCCACCGCGCCGCGACCCCTTACCCGGGTCAGCGCCGCCGAAGCCGTCTTCAGCGCCATCCGCCATGACATCGAGTCCGGGGCGTTCGAGGTCGGTGCCAAGCTTAGTTCCGAAGCCACGCTCGCAGCCCAGTACGGGGTGAGCCGCTCCGTCATCCGTGAAGCGCTCCGCTCCTGCAACACGCTCGGCCTGACGGTCACCAAGACGGGCAAGGGCACGTTCGTGGTGTCCAACCACGTGGCCAACGATCTCACGCTCGGCCAGTACAGCGCACGGGACCTCAACGAGGCACGCCCGCATATCGAGGTTCCTGCAGCGGGCCTCGCCGCGCAGCGCCGCACCGAGGAGGACCTTGAACACCTCAAGGACCTCGTCCAGGCCATGCTCACGGAAACCGACCCCGAGGCCTGGGTGAACCTGGACGCGAACTTCCACTCCGCCGTCGCGCGTGCCAGCGGCAACAGGGTCTTCGCGAGCGTCGTCTCCGAAATCCGTGAGGCCCTCGCCCACCAGTCCGAAACCCTGAACATGGTAGCTGACCGGCAGCACCTCTCGGACGAGGAACACCTCGCCGTCCTGGACGCCATCGAAGCCGGCGACGCCAGCGCCGCCAGCCAGGCCATGGCCGATCACCTCAACGCGGTGGCCGCAGCCCTGGACGCCATCCTCAGCAAATGA